Within Bradymonas sediminis, the genomic segment CTCAATGCCCTTGCAGAACGGCGAGGCAGGGGCCAAGATGGCGGCGATTATAAGGGTTGAATATTAAATGTGTCGAGTTGAGCGAAATCTATGAGCGAAAATACGAATTCACAGCCCGAGACCCCGGCGCGCCCCACCATTCTTGTGACGGGTGCCACCGGGTTCATCGGGCAGCATATCGTGCAAACGCTGCTCAAGCGCGGCTATTCGGTGCGCGCGATGCGCCGCGCCGGGCGTGATTTGCCCGGGATCGCTGCGTCGAAGGTCGAGTGGGTGGACGGCGATCTCGACGCGCCAGAGACCCTTCGCGCGGCGATGCGCGGGTGCCCCGGGGTGATCCATTGCGCCGGGTTCTATCCTCGCGATGGCCTCGATATGCAGGCCGCGCGGCAAAAGGGGGTCGGCCAGATTCGCAACCTATTCGACGAATGCCTGGCCCAGCGGGTGGCGCGGGTGGTCTATATTTCGAGCCCGGCGACCCTCGGGGTGGGGGATGTGTCGAAGCTGACGCGCGAGGATAAGACCGGCATGCTTCGCCCCGACCCGGAGCGTCAGGCGCCGGAGCGCCGCGGCCTCAATGAGACCGATTTCTATGTGCCCGGGACCGTGCAAAACGCCTATTTCGAGGCGAAGTGGGCGATGGAGGCCGAGGTCTATCGCTATATGCTGCGCGGGTTGGCTGCGGTGGTCCTGGTCCCAAGCGCGGTCTTTGGACCAGGCGATCATAAGCCCACCAGCGGCGAGATCATCCTGCGCATCGCGCGTGGCAAGATGCCGGCGCTGATCGGCGATACCTTTAATATGGTTGATGTGCGCGATGTCGCGGATTCTGCGGTGACGGCGATGGAGCGCGGGCGGCCGGGGCGGCGCTATATCCTGGGCGGGAGTAATTTGAGCGTCGCTGATTTTGGCGAGGCCGTCAGTCACCTGGCCGGGGTCGACGCGCCGCGCTTTCATCTGCCCTCGGCCCCGGTGCGCGGGGTCGCGCGGGCCGCCGAGAAGATCGGTCGGCGCATCGGCGCGAACCCGCCGGCCTGGGTGGTGGGCACCGATTTAATGGCGCTCTGTCGCCCGCTGCTCGATGAGCGCGCGCGCGCCGAAATCGACCACACGGCGCGCCCTTACCGTCAAACGCTAACGGACTCGATCGCGTGGTTTCGTGAAAATAACTATCTTTAAGATGTTGTAATTTATGGGCGATTTTTCTGAACCGCCAGGGAATATCGGCTGGACCAACTTTTATAGGTCTGGTATTGTTTTGACCGTCAACAGATTCAAAGCGGCAACCACGCGGCATTCGCTCGCCGATACCATTGCAGCACGATTGATTATTTGGGCTTGAGCTCACCTTCCGAGAGGATTTTCCAGATGGCAAAAAAGAAGCTACTAATTGCGGCAGTTATCGTCGGCGCGTTTGCAGCGCTTTTGGTCTATCTTTTCTCTCAGCAGCAGACTGAAAAGCTGGAGGCGATTAAGGCCGATGAGGTTGAGGTTATCTATTCGGCGACTGACGTGCCCGAGGGTGCGGCGCTGACCAAAGATAACGTGACCGTCAAGAAGGTGCCTCGCAGCAACCTTCCGCCCAACCCGATTTATCAGAGCGAGTTCTCCGATTATGTCGGCGCTCCGGTAAACCGTCGTATCCAGGCCGGCGATATGCTCCTGTCGAGCGACATCGCGTCGGTTCAGTCCGCGAACACCCTGTCGAGCCGCATTCCCCCGGGAGAGCGCGCCATGTCGTTGCCGGTCGATACGATCAGCGGCGTCTCGGGGCTGCTTCGCCCCGGCGATCGCGTCGATATCCTGGGCACCTTCCCGGTCGCCGGCGAAGAGCAGACCATTCAGGACGCCGGCGGTGGTGCCAGCACCGGTTATATGACCATTACCCTGCTGCAGAGCGTGACGCTGCTGGCCGTTGGTC encodes:
- a CDS encoding NAD-dependent epimerase/dehydratase family protein, which gives rise to MSENTNSQPETPARPTILVTGATGFIGQHIVQTLLKRGYSVRAMRRAGRDLPGIAASKVEWVDGDLDAPETLRAAMRGCPGVIHCAGFYPRDGLDMQAARQKGVGQIRNLFDECLAQRVARVVYISSPATLGVGDVSKLTREDKTGMLRPDPERQAPERRGLNETDFYVPGTVQNAYFEAKWAMEAEVYRYMLRGLAAVVLVPSAVFGPGDHKPTSGEIILRIARGKMPALIGDTFNMVDVRDVADSAVTAMERGRPGRRYILGGSNLSVADFGEAVSHLAGVDAPRFHLPSAPVRGVARAAEKIGRRIGANPPAWVVGTDLMALCRPLLDERARAEIDHTARPYRQTLTDSIAWFRENNYL
- the cpaB gene encoding Flp pilus assembly protein CpaB, translating into MAKKKLLIAAVIVGAFAALLVYLFSQQQTEKLEAIKADEVEVIYSATDVPEGAALTKDNVTVKKVPRSNLPPNPIYQSEFSDYVGAPVNRRIQAGDMLLSSDIASVQSANTLSSRIPPGERAMSLPVDTISGVSGLLRPGDRVDILGTFPVAGEEQTIQDAGGGASTGYMTITLLQSVTLLAVGQEISGISAGGQDGSGRARGGYSTITPSVTISEAELLTIAQTRGELMILLRNSEDVEQGTIKSTTLRRVLEDLEVINTIRHTRQKTKRPAKKKEPEGPVIFRGSDR